The region cagatatttttctcaATCACCcattctatttcttctttttctccccacagaAACCAGTGGATTCTGATTTCCTTGAATGCTTGTAAATTAACTCTGAAAGAATGGACAGCTCCAATAAAAAATACCACATAAATTTTCTGAGAAGACAGCAGAGGAACTAGAAAAAACAGCTTGACTTGTAGGTTCTCACCTGATCCATGATTGACTCTCTGCTAATGCAACACTAATTTAAGACACCTTTGTATACCAGGTACTGCAATTACTCAGCATGTCACTGTACAGTTGATTTTCTTTAGTATCCCAGTATACAGTGGGACAGAGAAATCTTTCCATCCATCCAATAGTTTATGAAAACACCCAAATACTGTATTAAAGGATTTAACCAATTTTCTTGCAAGATATTAAAACACAGTTCATTGAATATGACAGCCCAAGCCAGGCTTAAAAAACTCTACCTGTTAGCAGCCTATTCACACTCCACCATCCCCTGCAGGGCGGGGCAGCTGCCTGGTTCCACCTGACCGATTAGGGTGAAGtggttttttgtgctttttccaaAAGGCACTGAAGCTGTAGCTCTCCAACTGCCATCCTTTCTACAGATTCAGCAAGTTTCTAATGCAGTTAGTTAAACTAGAGATTCATTTGCTACCATAAGGGcaaatttcaaaaggaaatgaaggCATAAGCTTTATCCTCATCACAGGCACATGCTTCTAGCACAGACCAACTCCCTCCAGCAAGAGGGCTTTTATCTGTAAAGCTTATATAGGGCCCAAAGACAAAATAAACGATGCAATCCAGGGtctctgcactgaaaaaaaaccagatgatttttttcacatgtCAACATTTGGTCCCAAAAAGCTGATGTCACCAGTTACACTGTGTCAGTGTACAGCTACTTACTTGAAAATCATACAGCAACACATACAGTGTCCAGAAACAGCTCCAACCTGACAGACTTTCCTCCTTGCCTCCTACATGGATTTTGGTAATGCAGAAATTCCAGGCTGAGGTCTGCACCTCTACCTGTGCATAAATGTCACACTTCTTTGCATATTCAGAGCCTTTTGCATGCGACTAGAGTGtcttattaattttctttttccagatcTGAGAATGTTTGTGTTGCTGTACATTACAAGTTTTGCCATCTACACAAGTGAACAACCTCTTCAAAGCCAGACCAAAGGAGAAAACTACTACATCAGATATATCTGTAGCATCCCAGGTTTGCCAGGCCCTGCGGGGCCCCCTGGAGCCAGCGGATCCCCCGGGCCACACGGACGCATTGGTCTTCCAGGAAGAGATGGTAGAGATggcaggaagggagaaaaaggggaaaaagggagtGCAGGTACTGAATATTTGTGTAACCTAACACGTAGCACAAGACAGCAAGACGTTTCATCATTGTTATATCTATCTATCACTCCatgtatctatctatatctatcaATCTAtctgtatatataaatatatatatatacgtatGCCTAGATATATATGATGAATGTGTGCATGTGCCTGTGTGGGTTTAAGTGTGATGCATAGATAAATATagtgagagaaagaaagtaCAGACATATATTTTAGATGTGTCTAATATGCACATATTTATATCAGTGTAAAGAAATGTCTATGCACAACCTTTCTTTGCAGAGATGTTAAAAAATTTGGGAAGAATGAAGCATGTGTGGTGTCAAATAAACAGTCCCATCTGTGCCATTAGCCAGGCATAAGAGATTAGCAGGTGCTTAGGTTTGCACTAAAAATGCTCTATTTGTAGGAAATATTTAGTGCACAAGTACTGCTATGTAGGTAGTCATGCCGCTGTCCTTGCCATCAGCAGCACCTGTAGTTCAGGCAGCAATAGGCTGATTACATATAAAATTCTTTAATGTGTAATCAAGACACATGAAGATAAGTAGGAATATAGAAACAAAGGACTTGCAAGCTGTGAAGTCTGATCATTTGTTCGAAACTGGCATTGCTTTTGCAAACTAactaaaaaattttaaaagtattctggagtattttgaaattctgatcatgtttttcttgtttgttcaGGCACACACAGTAGCCCACACAATCATTCACTGAGGTGATATGTGCAACGATTAACtaacttaaaatgtttttgaaggTTTAAGAGGAAAGACTGGGCCATTAGGACCAGCTGGAGAGAAAGGAGACCAAGGTGAGTCTGGTAAGAAAGGACCTGGAGGATTGACTGGTGCCAAAGGTGAAGTAGGTCCAGCTGGACCACCTGGACCTAAGGGAGATAAAGGAGACCGAGGAGAGCCAGGTGCACCAGGGGTCTGCAAGTGTGGAAAGATAGTGCTGAAATCTGCCTTTTCTGTCGGCATCACCACGAGCTACCCAGAGGAAAGATTACCAATTGTATTCAATAAAGTCCTCTTCAATGAGGGGGAGCATTACAACCCGTCCACAGGGAAGTTCATTTGTGCCATCCCAgggatttattatttttcctatgATATCACCTTAGCAAACAAGCACCTTGCGATTGGGCTGGTTCACAATGGGAAGTACCGGATCAAGACCTTTGACGCAAACACTGGCAACCACGATGTGGCTTCTGGATCCACAGTGATCTACCTTCAGCCAGAAGATGAAGTATGGCTTGAAATCTTCTACACTGACCAAAATGGTCTCTTTTCTGATCCAACGTGGGCAGACAGTTTGTTTTCTGGATTTCTCTTATATGTTGATACAGATTACCTTGATGCTTTATCAGATGAAGATGAGCTCTGAAGCAGATGTCAAATGACACTCAAACTGGAGGCCTCAGCACAGGATTTTATTCATCTGTGTGGGGAAAACAAAgttgaaatgaataaaaatctgGGAGATCATTCTTGTTTTGATTGGAATGAATTCTGAGCTCATAAGGATGTTTCTACGATCtaggatggatttttttaatgaacaggagggatataaaaataaactgtaattAACAAAAGATTGTATCACTCCAGGACTGACTCATCCCTAAAATTATGTTTATAATACTATTTAAACAAATTTAAGATACTGTACATTGAATTTTATACGAAATGTATTAATTTGCAATTTAGAATGGATATTTTCTATATTACATTAaagtaaaattgaaaaattcGCTGCAATATCATCTTTGGTCACTTTAAAACAGGCAATACATTAAAAACAGATAGGAGAGGAATAAAATAGGAATTACTGTTTCAAGATGCCACTACACAGGTCACAAGAACAGTCCCATCTGATATTTACACCAACGCATAGCAGTCATGACTAACCAACCTCCCAATAAGTACATGAAGATTTGTAATAGCTGAAGACTACTCAACAGCAGCCATAAAGGACTAGAAAAAAGCTATCAAACatacaaagaatttaaaaattggAACATCTGAAAACTTGGAGATAGTCAGTATTCAGTGGGTATTTTCAGTGTAATTCCAAGTGTCTTTGCTATTATTTAAATCTACTACTATCTTTATGAGatatgtgggggaaaaaagaaactttttgcTGAAGATAATTGTGGATGCCCAAATATGACAGGACAGTAATCACTAATCAGAGAAAttatatgaaattaaatgagTCACATCATTAAAGCAGATGTTTCAATACAGCCAAATGCAATGATATAAATGTAGTTCTCACACAAGATGAAAAACTGCATTCTGCAAATGAACTTGGAAAAGGTACATGGGACCTCATGGATTATCAGCTAAACAGGAGTAATAAAAGTAAGCTGTTGCTACCACCCTTTGGATGAATGATAAATGGAACTAAAAGTAGAGATGAATAGTGGTTATCTAGGAAGCAACTACTTCTCTCAGTGTTTCAAAAACTTATTGAatgttgcaaaaaaaattttatacTTCTATTCATGGGGATTACATGAGATGTAACAAGatcaattaatttttcctgtCAATGAGGTTAAGAGGTGATTTAATCACCATCTGTACCCATCTGGAGATAAAACATCTGGTAGTACCTGACACTTCCCTCTATCAGATAGCAGCACAGCAAGGTCCATTGGTGGGAAACTGTATCAGCCCTCATTGGAAATGAGGAATCCATTTTACCAGTGGCAGCAACGAGTAGTAAAAATCTCTAGGAACATCATGAGTTCTCCACCATTTAACAACAGTCAAGACTGGCAATCTTTCATTGGGTCCTCTTAATTTACAGTCTTTTATTCACCCCAGATTTACAGAGACCTGCTATTTATAACAGTTATTCAGATAACATTAAATGTTTGTGGTCTGTGTTGCACAGCTCTTGAACCCACTTCAGTTATGACCAAAGCTGAAGGAAATTTCTaggttttttctgtgtaattgaTGGATTAAGAAAGCTACAACCAGacaaaatgacacaaaaatgctgctgaggTTGCAGAGCCAGCACGATGGTTATACATGGAATATCATCAGTGTGTACCCATGCCCTCACTTCCTCCCACATCAGCATTCATGGCTGTGAGTACACCACTGCTGCTTTATGCAAGGAACAGGTGCAAAGCTCTGACCACAAATCAAATTGGCAGTGCTTGTACAACCATTATTTTAGTTGACAGCGAGAGATGTCTGATAGAAGACAATAGTAGATTATTTTTCTAACTAGACATCTAATTTATTAGTGTCACACAAGAGctgctttctgtgaaaaatatgGAAGAGAACGCTTGGAGATTCGGTTTATCACCCTGCTGTACAATCATTTATACATCTGCAAATTAAGGACAATATGAGTGCAAACTGCAGTCCAATCATCATTTACAATTATGATTGATGCCAATGCTTCACAGCCACCAGTGCCTATCTGAGGCACAAAGACCATGGCGTTGCtcagtgctgcctgcactgaATTCCACAGGACAGAACAAGGATCATATCAAGCCCATGACTTCCAGGAAGCATTATTCAATAGATACAAGACGAACCAAAATATATATCATGCAGCAAAAGCAACTGATAGAAGGTTTTAATTAGATTATTATCTTGTAAAATATGGAAATAGGTTTATGACATTTGAATCAGTATAAAGTTTATGTTAGGAAtaacaaaacagttttattcGAATTAGAAAATCTGATAAACCCAACCTTAAGGAAAGAGTATGACCGATTTTCTCCAGACTCTACAAAAATATATTGTAGTTATAATACATCTGGAAATTTCcagagaaaactattttttctcaattaaacagagaaaatttaCAGCTTTATAGTGAAATATTCCTGGTTGCAATCCTAACTAGAAGCAAACTGCTCCCAtgtaaaaatctgtaaaaatgaaTCCAATATAAAAGGAATTTTGACCACACCCATGTTGAAAATGACATCATGGGAATAAGTAAACCAAGAGttattgctttccttttcttagcAATTTTAGATTTATGTCTGTACAAGGATAGAAAAGTAACTAGTCTCCCAAAGTTTTCCCATTTGGATTCTATACTTTTTTGAacagtttaatattttatgaagaGTTAAAATAAGTAATTCTGTTGGATTATTTCTCCAGGTTTTGACAAGAAGACTACTTCTACTACACATATGGACGACATATGTATACAAGTACCATGTATCCCTGACCTCATTAAGGGTCTCAAGACATTATCCTAAAGTAAATCATTGCTATTGCTAGtatattatttgaaaatatatcaAATTTGATGACATGATATTGCATTTGGGGTATTTATCTGTCTAAATTTGAATTTACACGGAAAATATCTTGGGCTGACATCTTCCCACAATTCAAACCAAGACATGGGGAGGTCTGGTtggtttcaaaacaaaaagcaaaatttctttatGATCAGATTTGAAATTAATCAATGATTtctacaaaatatatttgtcatTCTACACATGCCATAATGGCATATAAAATCTGGCATCCAGATGAAAATAGTCATCTAGACTTTGCCTACAGTCCACAGAGAGAAGTAAGTGTCACCAGAAGAAATTCTCAGGAGGAGACATGTCTTTGCTGCAGTACCAACTCTTGGGCTTCCTGATCAAGGCTGCAAAAACTCATACAAACCTCAAACCATCAGGAAAGTGCCAAACAACATTACGAACATCAGTATTCCTGAGATTCTTAagtaaatgtatatatatatttacttgGTACATATGTATGTAAAGATaaataagggaaaataaagttatttgaaacaaaacagcTCTCCACAATCTTCTACTCTCTCAGGCTCTCTTTAAACTTGGTAAAGTGACATTAAGGAAGAAGTCAGTCATATACTCCACTGCTCAATATTTTTAACCTAATTAATTAACTAAACATTTAtctacattttcaaattttatggGTATGTCACACAGAATAAATACTTTCACTTTCTTGACTACTGGTATTCATGTCCATATGGTTAGGCTGTTATACAATTTTTTCAGGAGTAATAAATTCTCAATGTTTTACAATGCTGAGacaatacagagaaaataactACTAATGGACATGAGTACTGAGAACATTATCTACCTCCTTCAAATCTTTTTAAATCTACATAACACCATTTAGGTACTATTAGGATAAGCAAAAATATACAAAACTGGAAGCAACTTATTTCATTTCCTACCAAGTATGCTACATTAGTTGTTGCAGTTAATTTAACTATTTACCTTCCACAGGTCACCTACTAGGTTCTGTTCATATTCATTCACTAGGATATTTACtgaataaatttgttttcactgattggtttatttattgatttatttatcaATTGGCAGGTGATTCATATTCAGAATAATTATACTAATGCTGTACTAAGCAATTTGTTTAGCAGGAACTTCAGTTGTATGTGGAAATGGGGCTTGCTTTGGATACATCTTTCAGTAGCTGATGAGTCTCATCCAAGAAATAATACATGAAActaaacaaatagaaaaaaacagggaaaaaatagagTTGAGAAAGCAATATACCACTGTCTTTACCAATGAGTAATGCTTTCAAGAAACAATTTATTCCTTTCAGTATACACTATCCAGACTTCAGCTCAGAGAGCATTGAGAGGTCATATACATTTTTCTGTAACTCCTTGGGTCAACACTCCCAACTCAGATTACATCAtcatttctgaatttcagaggCATAATTCTTCCCCACatccacaggaaaaaatttaaaaatactgtcatGAAGTCCTCAGTTACTGATACCTGGTTTTGTCCTAGCTGCATAGATCAGATCAATTCATGAAAGTTACTAcctaggagaaaagaaaaaataattagcaaatATTCACAAAGAGAAAGGTGTCTTGGATTATTTGGCTCATATTCCTCAATTCTGAGTACAATTTCGGCATAATTTTGGCAGCTTCATG is a window of Sylvia atricapilla isolate bSylAtr1 chromosome 4, bSylAtr1.pri, whole genome shotgun sequence DNA encoding:
- the LOC136360215 gene encoding complement C1q tumor necrosis factor-related protein 7 isoform X3, whose translation is MFVLLYITSFAIYTSEQPLQSQTKGENYYIRYICSIPGLPGPAGPPGASGSPGPHGRIGLPGRDGRDGRKGEKGEKGSAGLRGKTGPLGPAGEKGDQGESGKKGPGGLTGAKGEVGPAGPPGPKGDKGDRGEPGAPGVCKCGKIVLKSAFSVGITTSYPEERLPIVFNKVLFNEGEHYNPSTGKFICAIPGIYYFSYDITLANKHLAIGLVHNGKYRIKTFDANTGNHDVASGSTVIYLQPEDEVWLEIFYTDQNGLFSDPTWADSLFSGFLLYVDTDYLDALSDEDEL